In Cuculus canorus isolate bCucCan1 chromosome 8, bCucCan1.pri, whole genome shotgun sequence, a single genomic region encodes these proteins:
- the SELP gene encoding P-selectin isoform X5, giving the protein MVCEDSRPEQIACERGEHLVQDLGGCEPRSHSACLGAHHPLSLLHPLPPAWALQHGHGVVTQVEVGAWTYHYSNQGDYVWEQARNYCQTFFTDLVAIQNKQEIEYLNKSLPFHGRYYWIGIRKLGGTWTWVGTKKVLTKEAENWAAGEPNNRRSNQDCVEIYIKRQRESGKWNDEPCNRRKKALCYLASCQPLLCSQHGECVETIGSYRCECYPGFHGRECEDVVQCTKLEPKGMHMNCSHPYGDFSYNSTCVFRCQEGFKQQGEGTLRCLASQQWSADTPMCTAVICPQLAAPENGQVNCSHPLGIFTFNSTCAFSCQEGFELTGAQRLQCTAGGVWTGPPPRCKAITCPVLSAPDWGELNCSHLHGDFTFGSTCTFLCQTGFALMGPQNRECTATRTWTGDTPRCEAITCPVLSVPDQGQLNCSHLHWDFSFGSTCAFSCRTGFALMGPESRECTATGTWTGDSPHCEAITCPVLSAPDRGQMNCSHLHMDFAFGSTCAFTCQTGFLLMGPESRECTATGTWSGDAPRCEAITCPVLSAPDRGELNCSHLHGYFTFGSTCTFSCQTGFALMGPENRECTATGTWTGDAPQCKAIACPVLSAPDRGELNCSHLHGNFNFGSTCTFSCQMGFALMGMESPECTATGTWTGDAPHCEAISCPVLDPPSRGKLSCSHVYGNFTYNATCVFSCEEGFVRMGAEVLFCTATGNWTRHPPLCAEYSAPFLKQVLAYSSGTALAVVGVVLSGTLIAILVKRLSNREEKKKLLNPTSDLGSPGIFTNAAYDSNL; this is encoded by the exons ATGGTATGTGAAGATTCACGGCCAGAGCAAATAGCCTGCGAGCGAGGAGAGCATCTGGTGCAGGATCTGGGAGGCTGTGAGCCACGCTCCCATTCAGCCTGTCTGGGAGCTCATCACCCCTTATCCCTCCTCCACCCCCTACCACCAGCGTGGGCACTGCAACATGGGCATG GTGTGGTGACACAGGTGGAGGTGGGTGCCTGGACGTACCACTACAGTAATCAAGGGGACTACGTGTGGGAGCAGGCCAGGAACTACTGCCAGACTTTCTTCACTGACCTGGTGGCAATCCAGAACAAGCAGGAGATCGAGTACCTCAACAAGAGCCTGCCCTTCCATGGGCGCTACTACTGGATAGGCATCCGCAAACTGGGTGGCACCTGGACCTGGGTGGGCACCAAGAAAGTGCTGACAAAAGAGGCAGAGAACTGGGCAGCTGGGGAGCCCAACAACCGCCGCTCCAACCAGGACTGCGTGGAGATCTATATCAAGCGACAGCGGGAGTCAGGCAAGTGGAATGATGAGCCCTGCAACCGGAGGAAAAAGGCATTGTGCTACCTGG CTTCCTGCCAGCCCCTCCTGTGCAGCCAGCATGGCGAGTGTGTGGAGACCATTGGGAGCTACCGCTGCGAGTGCTACCCCGGCTTCCATGGCCGTGAGTGTGAGGACG TTGTGCAGTGCACCAAGCTCGAGCCCAAGGGAATGCACATGAACTGCAGCCATCCCTACGGAGACTTCAGCTACAACTCCACCTGTGTGTTCAGGTGCCAGGAGGGGTTCAAGCAACAAGGGGAGGGCACACTGCGGTGCCTGGCTTCCCAGCAGTGGTCAGCAGACACACCCATGTGCACAG ctgtcATATGTCCCCAGCTGGCTGCCCCGGAAAACGGCCAAGTCAATTGCTCCCACCCACTTGGCATCTTCACCTTCAATTCCACATGTGCCTTCTCCTGCCAGGAGGGCTTTGAGCTGACGGGAGCACAGAGGCTGCAGTGCACAGCTGGCGGTGTCTGGACCGGGCCCCCTCCACGCTGCAAAG CCATTACCTGCCCAGTGCTCAGTGCCCCAGACTGGGGAGAGCTGAACTGCTCCCACCTCCATGGGGATTTCACCTTTGGCTCCACATGTACCTTCCTCTGCCAGACTGGGTTTGCATTGATGGGGCCACAGAACCGTGAGTGCACAGCCACAAGGACCTGGACAGGAGATACCCCACGCTGTGAAG CAATCACCTGCCCAGTGCTCAGCGTGCCAGACCAAGGACAGCTGAACTGCTCCCACCTCCACTGGGACTTCAGCTTTGGCTCCACATGTGCCTTTTCCTGCCGGACAGGGTTTGCACTGATGGGTCCGGAAAGCCGTGAGTGCACAGCCACAGGGACCTGGACTGGGGACTCCCCACACTGCGAAG CCATTACTTGCCCGGTGCTCAGTGCTCCAGACCGAGGACAGATGAACTGCTCCCACCTCCACATGGACTTTGCCTTTGGCTCTACATGTGCCTTCACCTGCCAGACAGGGTTTCTGCTGATGGGGCCAGAGAGCCGTGAGTGCACGGCCACAGGGACCTGGTCTGGGGATGCTCCACGATGTGAAG CTATCACCTGCCCAGTGCTCAGTGCTCCAGACCGAGGAGAGCTGAACTGCTCCCACCTCCATGGATACTTCACCTTTGGCTCCACATGTACCTTCTCCTGCCAGACAGGGTTTGCACTGATGGGGCCAGAGAACCGTGAGTGCACAGCCACAGGGACCTGGACTGGGGATGCCCCACAATGCAAAG CTATTGCCTGCCCAGTGCTCAGTGCTCCAGATCGGGGAGAACTGAACTGCTCCCACCTCCACGGGAACTTCAACTTTGGCTCCACATGTACCTTCTCCTGCCAGATGGGGTTTGCACTGATGGGAATGGAGAGCCCTGAGTGCACGGCCACAGGGACCTGGACTGGAGATGCCCCACATTGTGAAG CCATCAGCTGCCCGGTGCTGGACCCCCCCAGCAGAGGCAAGCTGAGCTGCTCTCACGTGTATGGGAACTTTACATACAATGCCACATGcgtgttttcctgtgaggaggGGTTTGTTCGGAtgggagcagaggtgctctTCTGCACAGCCACAGGGAACTGGACCAGGCATCCCCCTCTGTGTGCAG AGTACAGCGCCCCGTTCTTAAAGCAAGTCCTGGCTTACAGCAGCGGCACGGCTCTGGCAGTAGTTGGTGTTGTGCTCTCAGGGACGCTCATTGCCATCCTCGTCAAGCGGCTCAGCAACAGAG aggagaagaagaagctACTGAACCCTACCAG TGACTTAGGATCGCCAGGTATCTTCACCAATGCAGCTTACGACTCCAACCTGTAA
- the SELP gene encoding P-selectin isoform X6 yields MVCEDSRPEQIACERGEHLVQDLGGCEPRSHSACLGAHHPLSLLHPLPPAWALQHGHGVVTQVEVGAWTYHYSNQGDYVWEQARNYCQTFFTDLVAIQNKQEIEYLNKSLPFHGRYYWIGIRKLGGTWTWVGTKKVLTKEAENWAAGEPNNRRSNQDCVEIYIKRQRESGKWNDEPCNRRKKALCYLASCQPLLCSQHGECVETIGSYRCECYPGFHGRECEDVVQCTKLEPKGMHMNCSHPYGDFSYNSTCVFRCQEGFKQQGEGTLRCLASQQWSADTPMCTAVICPQLAAPENGQVNCSHPLGIFTFNSTCAFSCQEGFELTGAQRLQCTAGGVWTGPPPRCKAITCPVLSAPDWGELNCSHLHGDFTFGSTCTFLCQTGFALMGPQNRECTATRTWTGDTPRCEGFALMGPESRECTATGTWTGDSPHCEAITCPVLSAPDRGQMNCSHLHMDFAFGSTCAFTCQTGFLLMGPESRECTATGTWSGDAPRCEAITCPVLSAPDRGELNCSHLHGYFTFGSTCTFSCQTGFALMGPENRECTATGTWTGDAPQCKAIACPVLSAPDRGELNCSHLHGNFNFGSTCTFSCQMGFALMGMESPECTATGTWTGDAPHCEAISCPVLDPPSRGKLSCSHVYGNFTYNATCVFSCEEGFVRMGAEVLFCTATGNWTRHPPLCAEYSAPFLKQVLAYSSGTALAVVGVVLSGTLIAILVKRLSNREEKKKLLNPTSDLGSPGIFTNAAYDSNL; encoded by the exons ATGGTATGTGAAGATTCACGGCCAGAGCAAATAGCCTGCGAGCGAGGAGAGCATCTGGTGCAGGATCTGGGAGGCTGTGAGCCACGCTCCCATTCAGCCTGTCTGGGAGCTCATCACCCCTTATCCCTCCTCCACCCCCTACCACCAGCGTGGGCACTGCAACATGGGCATG GTGTGGTGACACAGGTGGAGGTGGGTGCCTGGACGTACCACTACAGTAATCAAGGGGACTACGTGTGGGAGCAGGCCAGGAACTACTGCCAGACTTTCTTCACTGACCTGGTGGCAATCCAGAACAAGCAGGAGATCGAGTACCTCAACAAGAGCCTGCCCTTCCATGGGCGCTACTACTGGATAGGCATCCGCAAACTGGGTGGCACCTGGACCTGGGTGGGCACCAAGAAAGTGCTGACAAAAGAGGCAGAGAACTGGGCAGCTGGGGAGCCCAACAACCGCCGCTCCAACCAGGACTGCGTGGAGATCTATATCAAGCGACAGCGGGAGTCAGGCAAGTGGAATGATGAGCCCTGCAACCGGAGGAAAAAGGCATTGTGCTACCTGG CTTCCTGCCAGCCCCTCCTGTGCAGCCAGCATGGCGAGTGTGTGGAGACCATTGGGAGCTACCGCTGCGAGTGCTACCCCGGCTTCCATGGCCGTGAGTGTGAGGACG TTGTGCAGTGCACCAAGCTCGAGCCCAAGGGAATGCACATGAACTGCAGCCATCCCTACGGAGACTTCAGCTACAACTCCACCTGTGTGTTCAGGTGCCAGGAGGGGTTCAAGCAACAAGGGGAGGGCACACTGCGGTGCCTGGCTTCCCAGCAGTGGTCAGCAGACACACCCATGTGCACAG ctgtcATATGTCCCCAGCTGGCTGCCCCGGAAAACGGCCAAGTCAATTGCTCCCACCCACTTGGCATCTTCACCTTCAATTCCACATGTGCCTTCTCCTGCCAGGAGGGCTTTGAGCTGACGGGAGCACAGAGGCTGCAGTGCACAGCTGGCGGTGTCTGGACCGGGCCCCCTCCACGCTGCAAAG CCATTACCTGCCCAGTGCTCAGTGCCCCAGACTGGGGAGAGCTGAACTGCTCCCACCTCCATGGGGATTTCACCTTTGGCTCCACATGTACCTTCCTCTGCCAGACTGGGTTTGCATTGATGGGGCCACAGAACCGTGAGTGCACAGCCACAAGGACCTGGACAGGAGATACCCCACGCTGTGAAG GGTTTGCACTGATGGGTCCGGAAAGCCGTGAGTGCACAGCCACAGGGACCTGGACTGGGGACTCCCCACACTGCGAAG CCATTACTTGCCCGGTGCTCAGTGCTCCAGACCGAGGACAGATGAACTGCTCCCACCTCCACATGGACTTTGCCTTTGGCTCTACATGTGCCTTCACCTGCCAGACAGGGTTTCTGCTGATGGGGCCAGAGAGCCGTGAGTGCACGGCCACAGGGACCTGGTCTGGGGATGCTCCACGATGTGAAG CTATCACCTGCCCAGTGCTCAGTGCTCCAGACCGAGGAGAGCTGAACTGCTCCCACCTCCATGGATACTTCACCTTTGGCTCCACATGTACCTTCTCCTGCCAGACAGGGTTTGCACTGATGGGGCCAGAGAACCGTGAGTGCACAGCCACAGGGACCTGGACTGGGGATGCCCCACAATGCAAAG CTATTGCCTGCCCAGTGCTCAGTGCTCCAGATCGGGGAGAACTGAACTGCTCCCACCTCCACGGGAACTTCAACTTTGGCTCCACATGTACCTTCTCCTGCCAGATGGGGTTTGCACTGATGGGAATGGAGAGCCCTGAGTGCACGGCCACAGGGACCTGGACTGGAGATGCCCCACATTGTGAAG CCATCAGCTGCCCGGTGCTGGACCCCCCCAGCAGAGGCAAGCTGAGCTGCTCTCACGTGTATGGGAACTTTACATACAATGCCACATGcgtgttttcctgtgaggaggGGTTTGTTCGGAtgggagcagaggtgctctTCTGCACAGCCACAGGGAACTGGACCAGGCATCCCCCTCTGTGTGCAG AGTACAGCGCCCCGTTCTTAAAGCAAGTCCTGGCTTACAGCAGCGGCACGGCTCTGGCAGTAGTTGGTGTTGTGCTCTCAGGGACGCTCATTGCCATCCTCGTCAAGCGGCTCAGCAACAGAG aggagaagaagaagctACTGAACCCTACCAG TGACTTAGGATCGCCAGGTATCTTCACCAATGCAGCTTACGACTCCAACCTGTAA
- the SELP gene encoding P-selectin isoform X1, protein MVCEDSRPEQIACERGEHLVQDLGGCEPRSHSACLGAHHPLSLLHPLPPAWALQHGHGVVTQVEVGAWTYHYSNQGDYVWEQARNYCQTFFTDLVAIQNKQEIEYLNKSLPFHGRYYWIGIRKLGGTWTWVGTKKVLTKEAENWAAGEPNNRRSNQDCVEIYIKRQRESGKWNDEPCNRRKKALCYLASCQPLLCSQHGECVETIGSYRCECYPGFHGRECEDVVQCTKLEPKGMHMNCSHPYGDFSYNSTCVFRCQEGFKQQGEGTLRCLASQQWSADTPMCTAVICPQLAAPENGQVNCSHPLGIFTFNSTCAFSCQEGFELTGAQRLQCTAGGVWTGPPPRCKAITCPVLSAPDWGELNCSHLHGDFTFGSTCTFLCQTGFALMGPQNRECTATRTWTGDTPRCEAITCPVLSVPDQGQLNCSHLHWDFSFGSTCAFSCRTGFALMGPESRECTATGTWTGDSPHCEAITCPALSAPDRGELNCSHLHGDFAFGSTCTFSCQTGFALVGSESRECMATGTWSGNTPCCEAITCPVLSAPDRGQMNCSHLHMDFAFGSTCAFTCQTGFLLMGPESRECTATGTWSGDAPRCEAITCPVLSAPDRGELNCSHLHGYFTFGSTCTFSCQTGFALMGPENRECTATGTWTGDAPQCKAIACPVLSAPDRGELNCSHLHGNFNFGSTCTFSCQMGFALMGMESPECTATGTWTGDAPHCEAISCPVLDPPSRGKLSCSHVYGNFTYNATCVFSCEEGFVRMGAEVLFCTATGNWTRHPPLCAEYSAPFLKQVLAYSSGTALAVVGVVLSGTLIAILVKRLSNREEKKKLLNPTSDLGSPGIFTNAAYDSNL, encoded by the exons ATGGTATGTGAAGATTCACGGCCAGAGCAAATAGCCTGCGAGCGAGGAGAGCATCTGGTGCAGGATCTGGGAGGCTGTGAGCCACGCTCCCATTCAGCCTGTCTGGGAGCTCATCACCCCTTATCCCTCCTCCACCCCCTACCACCAGCGTGGGCACTGCAACATGGGCATG GTGTGGTGACACAGGTGGAGGTGGGTGCCTGGACGTACCACTACAGTAATCAAGGGGACTACGTGTGGGAGCAGGCCAGGAACTACTGCCAGACTTTCTTCACTGACCTGGTGGCAATCCAGAACAAGCAGGAGATCGAGTACCTCAACAAGAGCCTGCCCTTCCATGGGCGCTACTACTGGATAGGCATCCGCAAACTGGGTGGCACCTGGACCTGGGTGGGCACCAAGAAAGTGCTGACAAAAGAGGCAGAGAACTGGGCAGCTGGGGAGCCCAACAACCGCCGCTCCAACCAGGACTGCGTGGAGATCTATATCAAGCGACAGCGGGAGTCAGGCAAGTGGAATGATGAGCCCTGCAACCGGAGGAAAAAGGCATTGTGCTACCTGG CTTCCTGCCAGCCCCTCCTGTGCAGCCAGCATGGCGAGTGTGTGGAGACCATTGGGAGCTACCGCTGCGAGTGCTACCCCGGCTTCCATGGCCGTGAGTGTGAGGACG TTGTGCAGTGCACCAAGCTCGAGCCCAAGGGAATGCACATGAACTGCAGCCATCCCTACGGAGACTTCAGCTACAACTCCACCTGTGTGTTCAGGTGCCAGGAGGGGTTCAAGCAACAAGGGGAGGGCACACTGCGGTGCCTGGCTTCCCAGCAGTGGTCAGCAGACACACCCATGTGCACAG ctgtcATATGTCCCCAGCTGGCTGCCCCGGAAAACGGCCAAGTCAATTGCTCCCACCCACTTGGCATCTTCACCTTCAATTCCACATGTGCCTTCTCCTGCCAGGAGGGCTTTGAGCTGACGGGAGCACAGAGGCTGCAGTGCACAGCTGGCGGTGTCTGGACCGGGCCCCCTCCACGCTGCAAAG CCATTACCTGCCCAGTGCTCAGTGCCCCAGACTGGGGAGAGCTGAACTGCTCCCACCTCCATGGGGATTTCACCTTTGGCTCCACATGTACCTTCCTCTGCCAGACTGGGTTTGCATTGATGGGGCCACAGAACCGTGAGTGCACAGCCACAAGGACCTGGACAGGAGATACCCCACGCTGTGAAG CAATCACCTGCCCAGTGCTCAGCGTGCCAGACCAAGGACAGCTGAACTGCTCCCACCTCCACTGGGACTTCAGCTTTGGCTCCACATGTGCCTTTTCCTGCCGGACAGGGTTTGCACTGATGGGTCCGGAAAGCCGTGAGTGCACAGCCACAGGGACCTGGACTGGGGACTCCCCACACTGCGAAG CCATTACCTGCCCAGCGCTCAGTGCCCCAGATCGGGGAGAGCTGAACTGCTCCCACCTCCATGGGGATTTTGCCTTTGGCTCCACATGCACCTTCTCCTGCCAGACTGGGTTTGCACTAGTGGGGTCAGAGAGTCGTGAGTGCATGGCCACAGGGACATGGAGTGGAAACACACCATGCTGTGAAG CCATTACTTGCCCGGTGCTCAGTGCTCCAGACCGAGGACAGATGAACTGCTCCCACCTCCACATGGACTTTGCCTTTGGCTCTACATGTGCCTTCACCTGCCAGACAGGGTTTCTGCTGATGGGGCCAGAGAGCCGTGAGTGCACGGCCACAGGGACCTGGTCTGGGGATGCTCCACGATGTGAAG CTATCACCTGCCCAGTGCTCAGTGCTCCAGACCGAGGAGAGCTGAACTGCTCCCACCTCCATGGATACTTCACCTTTGGCTCCACATGTACCTTCTCCTGCCAGACAGGGTTTGCACTGATGGGGCCAGAGAACCGTGAGTGCACAGCCACAGGGACCTGGACTGGGGATGCCCCACAATGCAAAG CTATTGCCTGCCCAGTGCTCAGTGCTCCAGATCGGGGAGAACTGAACTGCTCCCACCTCCACGGGAACTTCAACTTTGGCTCCACATGTACCTTCTCCTGCCAGATGGGGTTTGCACTGATGGGAATGGAGAGCCCTGAGTGCACGGCCACAGGGACCTGGACTGGAGATGCCCCACATTGTGAAG CCATCAGCTGCCCGGTGCTGGACCCCCCCAGCAGAGGCAAGCTGAGCTGCTCTCACGTGTATGGGAACTTTACATACAATGCCACATGcgtgttttcctgtgaggaggGGTTTGTTCGGAtgggagcagaggtgctctTCTGCACAGCCACAGGGAACTGGACCAGGCATCCCCCTCTGTGTGCAG AGTACAGCGCCCCGTTCTTAAAGCAAGTCCTGGCTTACAGCAGCGGCACGGCTCTGGCAGTAGTTGGTGTTGTGCTCTCAGGGACGCTCATTGCCATCCTCGTCAAGCGGCTCAGCAACAGAG aggagaagaagaagctACTGAACCCTACCAG TGACTTAGGATCGCCAGGTATCTTCACCAATGCAGCTTACGACTCCAACCTGTAA
- the SELP gene encoding P-selectin isoform X4, producing MVCEDSRPEQIACERGEHLVQDLGGCEPRSHSACLGAHHPLSLLHPLPPAWALQHGHGVVTQVEVGAWTYHYSNQGDYVWEQARNYCQTFFTDLVAIQNKQEIEYLNKSLPFHGRYYWIGIRKLGGTWTWVGTKKVLTKEAENWAAGEPNNRRSNQDCVEIYIKRQRESGKWNDEPCNRRKKALCYLASCQPLLCSQHGECVETIGSYRCECYPGFHGRECEDVVQCTKLEPKGMHMNCSHPYGDFSYNSTCVFRCQEGFKQQGEGTLRCLASQQWSADTPMCTAVICPQLAAPENGQVNCSHPLGIFTFNSTCAFSCQEGFELTGAQRLQCTAGGVWTGPPPRCKAITCPVLSAPDWGELNCSHLHGDFTFGSTCTFLCQTGFALMGPQNRECTATRTWTGDTPRCEGFALMGPESRECTATGTWTGDSPHCEAITCPALSAPDRGELNCSHLHGDFAFGSTCTFSCQTGFALVGSESRECMATGTWSGNTPCCEAITCPVLSAPDRGQMNCSHLHMDFAFGSTCAFTCQTGFLLMGPESRECTATGTWSGDAPRCEAITCPVLSAPDRGELNCSHLHGYFTFGSTCTFSCQTGFALMGPENRECTATGTWTGDAPQCKAIACPVLSAPDRGELNCSHLHGNFNFGSTCTFSCQMGFALMGMESPECTATGTWTGDAPHCEAISCPVLDPPSRGKLSCSHVYGNFTYNATCVFSCEEGFVRMGAEVLFCTATGNWTRHPPLCAEYSAPFLKQVLAYSSGTALAVVGVVLSGTLIAILVKRLSNREEKKKLLNPTSDLGSPGIFTNAAYDSNL from the exons ATGGTATGTGAAGATTCACGGCCAGAGCAAATAGCCTGCGAGCGAGGAGAGCATCTGGTGCAGGATCTGGGAGGCTGTGAGCCACGCTCCCATTCAGCCTGTCTGGGAGCTCATCACCCCTTATCCCTCCTCCACCCCCTACCACCAGCGTGGGCACTGCAACATGGGCATG GTGTGGTGACACAGGTGGAGGTGGGTGCCTGGACGTACCACTACAGTAATCAAGGGGACTACGTGTGGGAGCAGGCCAGGAACTACTGCCAGACTTTCTTCACTGACCTGGTGGCAATCCAGAACAAGCAGGAGATCGAGTACCTCAACAAGAGCCTGCCCTTCCATGGGCGCTACTACTGGATAGGCATCCGCAAACTGGGTGGCACCTGGACCTGGGTGGGCACCAAGAAAGTGCTGACAAAAGAGGCAGAGAACTGGGCAGCTGGGGAGCCCAACAACCGCCGCTCCAACCAGGACTGCGTGGAGATCTATATCAAGCGACAGCGGGAGTCAGGCAAGTGGAATGATGAGCCCTGCAACCGGAGGAAAAAGGCATTGTGCTACCTGG CTTCCTGCCAGCCCCTCCTGTGCAGCCAGCATGGCGAGTGTGTGGAGACCATTGGGAGCTACCGCTGCGAGTGCTACCCCGGCTTCCATGGCCGTGAGTGTGAGGACG TTGTGCAGTGCACCAAGCTCGAGCCCAAGGGAATGCACATGAACTGCAGCCATCCCTACGGAGACTTCAGCTACAACTCCACCTGTGTGTTCAGGTGCCAGGAGGGGTTCAAGCAACAAGGGGAGGGCACACTGCGGTGCCTGGCTTCCCAGCAGTGGTCAGCAGACACACCCATGTGCACAG ctgtcATATGTCCCCAGCTGGCTGCCCCGGAAAACGGCCAAGTCAATTGCTCCCACCCACTTGGCATCTTCACCTTCAATTCCACATGTGCCTTCTCCTGCCAGGAGGGCTTTGAGCTGACGGGAGCACAGAGGCTGCAGTGCACAGCTGGCGGTGTCTGGACCGGGCCCCCTCCACGCTGCAAAG CCATTACCTGCCCAGTGCTCAGTGCCCCAGACTGGGGAGAGCTGAACTGCTCCCACCTCCATGGGGATTTCACCTTTGGCTCCACATGTACCTTCCTCTGCCAGACTGGGTTTGCATTGATGGGGCCACAGAACCGTGAGTGCACAGCCACAAGGACCTGGACAGGAGATACCCCACGCTGTGAAG GGTTTGCACTGATGGGTCCGGAAAGCCGTGAGTGCACAGCCACAGGGACCTGGACTGGGGACTCCCCACACTGCGAAG CCATTACCTGCCCAGCGCTCAGTGCCCCAGATCGGGGAGAGCTGAACTGCTCCCACCTCCATGGGGATTTTGCCTTTGGCTCCACATGCACCTTCTCCTGCCAGACTGGGTTTGCACTAGTGGGGTCAGAGAGTCGTGAGTGCATGGCCACAGGGACATGGAGTGGAAACACACCATGCTGTGAAG CCATTACTTGCCCGGTGCTCAGTGCTCCAGACCGAGGACAGATGAACTGCTCCCACCTCCACATGGACTTTGCCTTTGGCTCTACATGTGCCTTCACCTGCCAGACAGGGTTTCTGCTGATGGGGCCAGAGAGCCGTGAGTGCACGGCCACAGGGACCTGGTCTGGGGATGCTCCACGATGTGAAG CTATCACCTGCCCAGTGCTCAGTGCTCCAGACCGAGGAGAGCTGAACTGCTCCCACCTCCATGGATACTTCACCTTTGGCTCCACATGTACCTTCTCCTGCCAGACAGGGTTTGCACTGATGGGGCCAGAGAACCGTGAGTGCACAGCCACAGGGACCTGGACTGGGGATGCCCCACAATGCAAAG CTATTGCCTGCCCAGTGCTCAGTGCTCCAGATCGGGGAGAACTGAACTGCTCCCACCTCCACGGGAACTTCAACTTTGGCTCCACATGTACCTTCTCCTGCCAGATGGGGTTTGCACTGATGGGAATGGAGAGCCCTGAGTGCACGGCCACAGGGACCTGGACTGGAGATGCCCCACATTGTGAAG CCATCAGCTGCCCGGTGCTGGACCCCCCCAGCAGAGGCAAGCTGAGCTGCTCTCACGTGTATGGGAACTTTACATACAATGCCACATGcgtgttttcctgtgaggaggGGTTTGTTCGGAtgggagcagaggtgctctTCTGCACAGCCACAGGGAACTGGACCAGGCATCCCCCTCTGTGTGCAG AGTACAGCGCCCCGTTCTTAAAGCAAGTCCTGGCTTACAGCAGCGGCACGGCTCTGGCAGTAGTTGGTGTTGTGCTCTCAGGGACGCTCATTGCCATCCTCGTCAAGCGGCTCAGCAACAGAG aggagaagaagaagctACTGAACCCTACCAG TGACTTAGGATCGCCAGGTATCTTCACCAATGCAGCTTACGACTCCAACCTGTAA